A stretch of the Rosa rugosa chromosome 5, drRosRugo1.1, whole genome shotgun sequence genome encodes the following:
- the LOC133712749 gene encoding uncharacterized protein LOC133712749 isoform X1: MEHRTQQPARLQPTTSLRQSASAVSELRLQAPVFSICWVTVAVRKRSSPITCQPFSISAKNSKPPLTCFQALRRGPNDVIVKSRRDSPGLIFSRPPPRWLWNPIHLDRSKSAAGKCFTALIYRMPWIICAMLFLMNKIRQELQSYLSNGPITIVTGSQTGASRYGIIIVAVVAGYGYFWWKGWKLPDMMFATRRSLADAGKSFSKQIDGVFSSISITRRQLSSNLDGVDCNLAESIETTVRTQQEVIELQGKTDSISTDFRKVQHAVLTLETKINIIEGKQDSTNDGVWRLCDYAKRLENSRTTERIQACIELFL; this comes from the exons ATGGAACACAGAACACAGCAACCTGCAAGGCTACAACCAACAACCAGTCTCCGCCAGTCCGCCTCTGCAGTCTCTGAGCTTCGCCTCCAGGCTCCAG TGTTTTCAATCTGCTGGGTGACTGTTGCAGTAAGGAAAAGATCGTCTCCCATCACTTGTCAGCCGTTTTCAATCTCAGCAAAGAACTCAAAGCCGCCATTGACGTGCTTCCAAGCTTTGCGTCGCGGTCCAAACGACGTTATCGTCAAGTCAAGGAGGGATTCTCCAGGCCTTATCTTCTCCAGGCCTCCACCAAG ATGGCTTTGGAATCCTATACATTTGGACCGTTCAAAATCGGCAGCAGGGAAGTGTTTCACAGCTCTAATCTATCGTATGCCTTGGATAATCTGTGCCATGTTGTTCCTG ATGAACAAAATACGGCAGGAGCTGCAGTCATATTTGTCAAATGGACCAATTACAATTGTGACTGGGAGTCAAACAG GTGCTAGCAGATAtggtataattattgttgcAGTAGTGGCAGGATATGGCTACTTTTGGTGGAAG GGGTGGAAACTTCCTGATATGATGTTTGCAACAAGACGTAGCTTAGCTGATGCTGGCAAGTCTTTTTCTAAACAGATTGACGGTGTCTTTTCATCGATTTCA ATCACCAGGCGACAATTATCTTCAAACTTGGATGGTGTGGACTGTAATTTAGCTGAGAGTATTGAAACTACTGTTAGGACACAACAGGAG GTTATTGAACTACAAGGAAAAACAGATTCCATCAGCACGGATTTTAGAAAAGTTCAACATGCAGTGCTGACTCTG GAAACTAAGATTAACATAATAGAAGGCAAGCAG GATTCAACTAATGACGGAGTGTGGAGGTTGTGTGACTATGCCAAGAGATTGGAAAATAGCAGAACCACAGAACGTATTCAGGCATGTATTGAACTCTTCCTGTGA
- the LOC133712749 gene encoding uncharacterized protein LOC133712749 isoform X2 encodes MEHRTQQPARLQPTTSLRQSASAVSELRLQAPVRKRSSPITCQPFSISAKNSKPPLTCFQALRRGPNDVIVKSRRDSPGLIFSRPPPRWLWNPIHLDRSKSAAGKCFTALIYRMPWIICAMLFLMNKIRQELQSYLSNGPITIVTGSQTGASRYGIIIVAVVAGYGYFWWKGWKLPDMMFATRRSLADAGKSFSKQIDGVFSSISITRRQLSSNLDGVDCNLAESIETTVRTQQEVIELQGKTDSISTDFRKVQHAVLTLETKINIIEGKQDSTNDGVWRLCDYAKRLENSRTTERIQACIELFL; translated from the exons ATGGAACACAGAACACAGCAACCTGCAAGGCTACAACCAACAACCAGTCTCCGCCAGTCCGCCTCTGCAGTCTCTGAGCTTCGCCTCCAGGCTCCAG TAAGGAAAAGATCGTCTCCCATCACTTGTCAGCCGTTTTCAATCTCAGCAAAGAACTCAAAGCCGCCATTGACGTGCTTCCAAGCTTTGCGTCGCGGTCCAAACGACGTTATCGTCAAGTCAAGGAGGGATTCTCCAGGCCTTATCTTCTCCAGGCCTCCACCAAG ATGGCTTTGGAATCCTATACATTTGGACCGTTCAAAATCGGCAGCAGGGAAGTGTTTCACAGCTCTAATCTATCGTATGCCTTGGATAATCTGTGCCATGTTGTTCCTG ATGAACAAAATACGGCAGGAGCTGCAGTCATATTTGTCAAATGGACCAATTACAATTGTGACTGGGAGTCAAACAG GTGCTAGCAGATAtggtataattattgttgcAGTAGTGGCAGGATATGGCTACTTTTGGTGGAAG GGGTGGAAACTTCCTGATATGATGTTTGCAACAAGACGTAGCTTAGCTGATGCTGGCAAGTCTTTTTCTAAACAGATTGACGGTGTCTTTTCATCGATTTCA ATCACCAGGCGACAATTATCTTCAAACTTGGATGGTGTGGACTGTAATTTAGCTGAGAGTATTGAAACTACTGTTAGGACACAACAGGAG GTTATTGAACTACAAGGAAAAACAGATTCCATCAGCACGGATTTTAGAAAAGTTCAACATGCAGTGCTGACTCTG GAAACTAAGATTAACATAATAGAAGGCAAGCAG GATTCAACTAATGACGGAGTGTGGAGGTTGTGTGACTATGCCAAGAGATTGGAAAATAGCAGAACCACAGAACGTATTCAGGCATGTATTGAACTCTTCCTGTGA